A single Filimonas effusa DNA region contains:
- a CDS encoding efflux RND transporter periplasmic adaptor subunit — protein MMRFKYQRVAAMALLCPFLTSCGKGKGTKAPTEAPRVVTVQAVQATGLQQSLFYSGTLEADNIVQLGFAVPGVVNQVAVQEGQRVSTGQLLATIDATEYTNALAIANAALSQAEDLYQRLHSLYEKGSLPAKDYIEIKSRLEQARANKNLAAKRLADCRLYAPMPGIITVKAAERGSTAAPGVPAFTIAKTDQVYARITVPESEVGALRQGQEAQVAISTLQDTLKGKISIINPQADNTTHTYSVKIRLANGNGRLLPGMLSEVSIGNGRSVEAIVIPAKAVLRDADNITYVFVANEQRAAVRKRITVGRVTGDNAVVVTSGLQSGDQLVTAGQTNLSEGSALRF, from the coding sequence ATGATGCGATTCAAGTATCAGCGGGTAGCCGCTATGGCATTGCTATGCCCGTTTTTAACGTCGTGCGGCAAAGGGAAAGGCACCAAAGCACCAACGGAAGCTCCCCGGGTGGTAACGGTACAAGCTGTACAGGCAACAGGTTTGCAGCAATCACTGTTTTATTCCGGCACACTGGAAGCGGATAATATTGTACAGCTTGGATTTGCGGTTCCGGGCGTCGTGAACCAGGTAGCGGTACAGGAAGGCCAGCGTGTAAGTACGGGTCAGTTGCTGGCTACCATCGACGCCACAGAATATACCAATGCGCTGGCCATTGCCAATGCAGCCCTGTCGCAGGCGGAGGATTTGTACCAGCGTTTACATAGTTTATATGAAAAAGGAAGTTTACCTGCCAAAGATTACATAGAGATCAAAAGCCGGCTGGAGCAGGCCAGGGCGAATAAAAACCTTGCTGCGAAAAGACTTGCCGACTGCAGGTTATATGCCCCGATGCCGGGAATCATTACGGTTAAAGCTGCGGAAAGAGGCAGTACGGCAGCGCCTGGCGTACCTGCTTTCACCATTGCCAAAACAGATCAGGTATATGCGCGTATCACGGTTCCAGAATCGGAAGTAGGCGCCTTGCGGCAAGGGCAGGAAGCGCAGGTGGCCATCAGTACTTTACAGGATACTTTAAAAGGGAAAATAAGTATCATCAACCCCCAGGCCGATAACACCACTCATACTTACAGTGTAAAGATCAGGCTTGCCAATGGCAATGGCCGTTTGTTACCGGGCATGTTATCGGAGGTTAGTATTGGCAATGGCCGGTCGGTTGAAGCGATTGTGATACCTGCAAAAGCTGTGTTACGTGATGCAGATAATATCACCTATGTGTTTGTTGCCAATGAACAGCGTGCAGCCGTGCGGAAGCGGATAACGGTAGGGCGTGTTACCGGGGACAATGCGGTTGTTGTTACGAGCGGGCTTCAGAGCGGCGATCAGCTGGTAACAGCCGGGCAAACGAATCTTAGCGAAGGTAGTGCGCTCCGCTTCTAA
- a CDS encoding efflux RND transporter permease subunit has protein sequence MSSKRKLHFIEAAMKYKQVTIVVTALLMLLGVWALMNMPRSEDPKIDMPVAMVYAFYPGADEVQMEKQVTNKIEQYLFSFEEVKKKKTRSQTKDGQVFITVELHTEVKDRKKFWSTLQHGLNTHLRPNLPAGVTGPIVNSNFGDVTAQIITVSSPNRSYAEIEKYLDKLEDGLKVIPTVSKINRAGGQKQQIYITLNDQKMQQYGFDVSHIARVLQLQNVTGYSGELTIAASNVPVFANSRYQSEADIAEQIVYTTPEGIVTRLKNVATIERRYEEQSSFIRLGEDKTMILSIEMQPGNNIVHFGHEVEDKIAAIQKSFPADVKINMIVNQPEVVGESIRHFMIEFGMAIASVIIVVMLLLPLRVAAVSSLAAPLSIIITFGLLSIIGTELHQVTLAGLIIVLGMVVDNAIVVVDNYIEKLDEGITPWTAAWQAAKQLSLPIFTATLAIIFAFAPLAFFMDGIAKDFMAALPVTVAVALITSMAVALLLTPYTCYLFIKKGLKHKVSERNNRKSLLDRLQHVFNAAVEACFRWPKTTIAGAVLAVVLALFIGGRVDQEFFPTTERNQFNIEVWLPSGTSLGETEATVKRIEAVLQKDKRVAGVASFIGTSSPRFQTTYAPEPPRRNFAQVFITTTSADATNEIVHEYLPRFEGFVPDGYIRLRQLSFQEGSPVAVRIIGEDMQAQKKVAAQVSEILQKAAGTNWVHTDYEADYFGVSLAIKEDKANRLGVSNQAITQTLGAGLKGYAVSQIWEGDKPIDIFLRLDSNGRKNFDAMADLHVSTNYGGKVPLKEVAELTPGWHTGVIAHRNGLRTLTVLSEAQLGIRPSNILKKVQPQIEQLSLPEGIRIDYGGDAESSAENQPGMITALGVSLILIFLTLLFQFKSFGKTLIILSTFPLSLLGAFLGLLVTGNPIGMTGFMGIISLIGIVVRNGIILVDYADELVHDHGYNIKSAALAAAKRRMRPIFLTSAAAAVGVVPMIISKSPLWAPLGSVLAFGLIVSMILTLFVVPVLYYRFVKETVADTTSELQPDYHDPIQYKPSHS, from the coding sequence ATGAGCAGTAAACGAAAACTACATTTCATAGAGGCAGCGATGAAGTATAAGCAAGTGACCATTGTGGTTACGGCTTTGCTGATGCTACTGGGTGTATGGGCATTGATGAATATGCCACGCAGTGAAGATCCGAAGATAGATATGCCTGTGGCGATGGTCTATGCTTTTTATCCAGGTGCTGATGAAGTACAGATGGAGAAGCAGGTAACGAACAAGATAGAGCAGTATCTTTTTTCGTTTGAAGAAGTTAAGAAGAAGAAGACCCGGTCGCAAACCAAAGACGGACAGGTATTCATTACCGTGGAATTGCATACCGAGGTAAAAGACCGGAAGAAGTTCTGGAGTACGTTGCAACACGGGCTGAACACGCATTTGCGTCCGAACCTGCCGGCCGGTGTGACCGGGCCTATCGTGAACAGCAATTTCGGGGATGTTACCGCCCAGATTATAACGGTATCGTCGCCCAACCGGAGTTATGCAGAGATTGAAAAGTACCTGGACAAACTGGAAGATGGTTTAAAAGTGATACCCACCGTATCGAAGATAAACAGGGCTGGCGGCCAGAAGCAGCAGATCTATATTACGCTGAATGACCAGAAGATGCAGCAATATGGATTCGATGTATCGCATATTGCCCGGGTACTGCAATTACAGAATGTTACGGGTTATTCCGGGGAGCTGACCATAGCTGCCAGCAATGTTCCGGTGTTTGCCAACAGCCGTTACCAGTCGGAAGCCGATATTGCGGAACAGATTGTTTATACGACGCCAGAAGGCATTGTTACCCGACTAAAGAATGTAGCCACCATAGAACGCAGGTATGAAGAGCAATCTTCTTTCATACGACTTGGAGAGGATAAAACGATGATACTTTCCATAGAGATGCAGCCGGGGAACAATATTGTACATTTTGGTCATGAAGTAGAGGATAAGATAGCTGCGATACAGAAAAGCTTTCCTGCGGATGTAAAGATCAATATGATCGTGAACCAGCCTGAGGTTGTGGGAGAAAGCATCCGTCATTTCATGATAGAGTTTGGAATGGCGATTGCTTCGGTGATTATTGTCGTCATGTTACTGTTGCCGTTGCGTGTGGCTGCCGTTTCTTCGCTGGCGGCACCGCTTTCCATCATCATCACATTTGGATTACTGAGCATTATCGGTACTGAATTACACCAGGTAACGCTGGCGGGACTGATCATTGTTTTGGGTATGGTGGTAGACAATGCGATTGTAGTCGTTGACAATTACATAGAAAAATTAGACGAAGGTATTACGCCGTGGACAGCGGCATGGCAAGCCGCCAAGCAGTTGTCGCTACCTATTTTCACCGCTACACTGGCCATCATATTCGCTTTTGCACCGCTGGCTTTTTTCATGGACGGCATAGCCAAAGATTTCATGGCAGCATTACCTGTAACGGTTGCGGTAGCCTTGATCACCTCCATGGCTGTGGCATTGTTGCTGACGCCTTATACCTGTTACCTGTTCATCAAAAAAGGACTGAAACATAAGGTGAGTGAACGGAATAACAGGAAAAGCCTGCTGGATCGTTTGCAGCATGTATTCAATGCTGCCGTGGAGGCCTGTTTCCGCTGGCCCAAGACCACGATTGCCGGAGCAGTACTGGCAGTAGTGCTAGCCTTGTTCATCGGCGGCCGTGTAGACCAGGAGTTTTTTCCTACCACGGAGCGAAATCAATTCAATATAGAAGTTTGGTTACCAAGCGGCACCTCGCTGGGTGAAACGGAGGCCACGGTAAAACGAATAGAGGCTGTACTTCAGAAGGATAAGCGTGTAGCCGGCGTTGCCAGTTTCATAGGAACGAGTTCGCCGCGCTTTCAGACAACCTATGCACCTGAGCCGCCACGCCGCAATTTTGCGCAGGTATTTATTACCACCACCAGCGCCGATGCTACTAATGAAATTGTACATGAGTACCTGCCCCGGTTCGAGGGCTTTGTTCCGGATGGCTATATCAGGCTGCGGCAGTTGAGTTTCCAGGAGGGTTCTCCCGTAGCGGTAAGGATTATAGGAGAAGATATGCAGGCGCAGAAAAAGGTAGCTGCACAAGTATCAGAGATACTACAAAAAGCAGCCGGCACCAACTGGGTACATACCGACTATGAAGCCGATTATTTCGGCGTAAGCCTGGCAATCAAGGAAGACAAAGCCAACAGGCTGGGTGTGAGCAACCAGGCGATTACACAGACGTTAGGAGCAGGATTGAAAGGCTATGCGGTATCGCAGATATGGGAGGGCGACAAACCGATCGATATTTTCCTGAGACTGGATTCGAATGGCCGCAAGAATTTTGATGCCATGGCAGATCTGCATGTCAGTACCAACTATGGCGGCAAGGTGCCATTGAAAGAGGTTGCGGAACTAACGCCGGGGTGGCATACAGGTGTTATTGCCCACCGGAACGGCTTGAGGACTTTAACTGTGTTATCGGAAGCACAACTGGGTATACGTCCTTCGAATATTCTGAAAAAGGTACAACCACAGATAGAACAACTATCGTTACCGGAAGGCATACGTATTGACTATGGCGGCGATGCCGAGTCGAGCGCCGAGAACCAGCCGGGTATGATAACTGCCTTAGGAGTGAGCCTGATCTTAATTTTCCTTACGCTGTTATTCCAGTTCAAGAGCTTCGGCAAAACGCTGATCATATTATCGACGTTTCCATTAAGCCTGCTGGGTGCTTTCCTGGGGCTGCTTGTTACGGGCAACCCGATAGGTATGACCGGCTTCATGGGCATCATCAGCCTGATAGGCATCGTGGTTCGTAATGGTATTATACTGGTGGATTATGCCGATGAGCTGGTACACGATCATGGCTACAATATTAAATCGGCTGCACTGGCAGCGGCCAAGCGGCGGATGCGTCCCATCTTCCTGACATCGGCAGCGGCAGCAGTTGGCGTGGTTCCCATGATCATCAGCAAGTCGCCTTTATGGGCGCCGTTGGGAAGTGTGCTCGCCTTTGGGTTAATTGTATCGATGATACTTACCCTATTTGTAGTACCAGTATTGTATTACCGGTTTGTAAAGGAAACTGTTGCCGATACCACATCCGAGCTGCAGCCGGACTACCACGACCCGATACAGTATAAGCCTTCTCATTCTTAA
- a CDS encoding TolC family protein, with protein sequence MKQSRYLRPVVLAGLLSWFTGLQGQELLPLEQAKQMALERNNQLKITQQQVLAAKAAKLQADAAAKPHLDGSVTGFYVGKPLNQLLPEYGVSPSLTASQAIYAGGKIKLGQQSAAKNIEVQEEQHALTATEVVFQTEQAYWNIVSMQEKVKLAQQYKKQLQALHTDLNNQFQAGLTYKNDLLRVAVQLNEAELNIIRAEDGVTLSKLALAQLTGRNGQTGFLITDTIAGLFPPVNRDTGYAQLYQNRPEIRMMEKRIEAGQLQEKLLKADFLPSIGISAGGFGALGKEGINPTDPGKNGMASYYGMVSLSIPLLDWGGRKQKIKQQQFAIAAQQYQLQETKELLTLELQQAYIALNQAAKKVSFSEASLQQANENLKLSNDRFEAGTIVGKDVLEAQSIWQQAVTDMIEAKVSYKISEATLRKVQGVNR encoded by the coding sequence ATGAAACAATCGAGATATCTGCGCCCGGTAGTACTGGCAGGCCTGTTATCCTGGTTTACCGGTTTGCAGGGACAGGAATTACTACCGCTGGAACAGGCCAAACAAATGGCACTGGAAAGAAATAACCAGCTTAAAATAACACAGCAGCAGGTGCTGGCAGCCAAAGCAGCAAAGCTACAGGCAGATGCTGCGGCCAAACCACATCTTGACGGATCGGTCACCGGATTCTATGTAGGTAAGCCTTTGAACCAGTTGTTACCAGAATATGGCGTATCGCCATCGCTGACGGCGTCGCAGGCTATTTATGCCGGCGGCAAGATAAAGCTGGGTCAGCAGTCGGCTGCGAAAAATATAGAGGTGCAGGAAGAACAACATGCGCTGACTGCAACAGAGGTTGTCTTTCAGACAGAGCAAGCTTACTGGAACATTGTTTCGATGCAGGAAAAGGTAAAGCTGGCGCAGCAATATAAAAAGCAACTGCAGGCATTACATACAGACCTGAACAATCAATTCCAGGCCGGTTTAACTTATAAGAACGACCTGTTAAGAGTAGCGGTGCAATTGAATGAAGCCGAACTGAATATTATACGTGCCGAGGACGGGGTTACTCTTTCAAAGCTGGCGCTGGCCCAGCTAACGGGCAGAAACGGGCAGACAGGGTTTCTTATCACAGATACCATTGCAGGATTATTTCCACCGGTAAACAGAGACACCGGTTATGCGCAATTGTACCAGAACAGGCCGGAGATCCGAATGATGGAAAAACGTATTGAAGCAGGGCAGTTGCAGGAGAAACTTCTGAAAGCGGATTTCCTGCCATCGATAGGTATCAGTGCCGGTGGTTTTGGGGCATTGGGAAAGGAAGGAATCAACCCTACAGACCCGGGAAAAAACGGGATGGCTTCTTATTACGGGATGGTGAGTTTGAGTATTCCCCTGCTGGACTGGGGTGGCAGAAAGCAGAAGATAAAACAACAGCAATTTGCCATTGCCGCACAACAATACCAGTTACAGGAAACAAAAGAGTTGCTGACACTGGAATTACAGCAAGCTTATATAGCGCTTAACCAAGCAGCCAAGAAGGTTTCTTTCTCCGAAGCATCGTTACAGCAGGCGAATGAGAATTTAAAGCTCAGCAATGACCGTTTCGAGGCCGGCACTATTGTAGGTAAGGATGTACTGGAGGCTCAATCGATATGGCAGCAGGCGGTTACCGATATGATAGAAGCAAAGGTGAGTTACAAGATCAGTGAAGCGACGTTAAGAAAGGTACAGGGTGTAAACAGATAG
- a CDS encoding NAD(P)-binding domain-containing protein, with protein sequence MAGSIRYKTKIAVIGAGQAGLSAAYHLKKLGWEIGRDFIILDDAPHAGGAWQDRWDSLTLSTVNRIHDLPSMSFEETLANPQATEVQANIAVPHYFDLYEKTFGLKVFRPLKVERVSLHEPLFYIDTASTAFSAHGIINGTGTWLNPYIPVYPGAETFEGEQLHTQDFKTASYFKGKHVIVVGGGISAIQLLDQISQVTTTTWVTRRPPVFRAGPFDDAAGHEAVAMVEERVRKGLPPLSVVSVTGLPVNDSVKQMEARGVLHRLPMFSEITKDGVKWADGAEKKADVILWNTGFKGALDHLAAVVPREEGGGILIDGRLATRVAKQPRIHLVGYGPSASTIGANRAGRAAVQELIETLGLSK encoded by the coding sequence ATGGCTGGTTCAATTCGTTACAAAACCAAGATAGCAGTTATCGGGGCAGGCCAGGCGGGGCTTTCCGCCGCCTATCATCTTAAAAAGCTGGGCTGGGAAATTGGTCGTGATTTTATCATTTTGGATGATGCGCCACATGCCGGCGGGGCGTGGCAGGATCGCTGGGATTCGTTAACGCTTAGCACGGTGAATAGAATTCACGATTTGCCAAGTATGTCATTCGAAGAGACATTGGCCAATCCGCAGGCTACGGAAGTACAGGCCAATATAGCCGTCCCGCATTATTTCGATTTGTACGAAAAAACATTCGGACTAAAAGTGTTTCGCCCACTAAAAGTAGAAAGGGTTAGTTTACACGAACCGCTTTTTTATATAGATACTGCATCTACGGCATTCTCGGCTCATGGCATCATCAATGGCACAGGCACCTGGCTCAATCCCTATATTCCGGTGTATCCCGGCGCTGAAACTTTTGAAGGAGAGCAGTTGCATACGCAAGACTTTAAAACAGCCTCCTATTTTAAAGGAAAACATGTTATTGTCGTTGGCGGAGGTATTTCGGCCATCCAACTCCTGGACCAGATATCACAAGTAACTACGACAACCTGGGTTACCCGAAGGCCTCCTGTTTTCAGAGCAGGTCCTTTTGACGATGCGGCTGGACATGAAGCAGTCGCCATGGTAGAAGAGCGTGTACGTAAAGGTTTGCCGCCGCTATCCGTGGTTTCGGTGACGGGCCTTCCTGTAAACGACAGTGTCAAACAAATGGAAGCCAGGGGTGTACTGCATCGCTTACCTATGTTCAGCGAAATCACCAAAGATGGTGTCAAATGGGCAGACGGGGCTGAGAAAAAAGCAGACGTGATACTTTGGAATACAGGATTCAAGGGAGCGCTGGATCACTTAGCCGCCGTTGTCCCCAGAGAAGAAGGCGGCGGTATTTTAATAGATGGCCGGCTGGCAACCCGGGTTGCCAAGCAGCCGCGGATTCACCTGGTAGGATACGGCCCTTCCGCATCCACCATCGGCGCCAATCGTGCGGGACGGGCAGCGGTGCAGGAATTGATAGAAACGCTTGGTTTGAGCAAGTAA
- a CDS encoding mandelate racemase/muconate lactonizing enzyme family protein yields the protein MTILHTEIYKLSIPTEPFKIATGTMHFLQNTFIRVYTDTGMYGVGECSAFPMIVGETQTTCFEMAKEFAAIWKGKDATDIPARMQELHAFTAFNATIKSAFDMALYDLKAKAANQPLYRLLGGQPKLLETDLTIGIDTPAKMAEKAIQFKKDGVRIIKIKLGVTPEEDIERVEKIRQAVGPELTLRVDANQGWDFNGALKALNGMAHSNVQFCEQPMRTWYNDLLPKLRQQAAVKIMADESVFNHHDARQLINAGACDYINIKFAKSGGFLEATEIIDICEQKNIPCMMGGMLESRVALTAFAHFALAHDTIQFYDMDTCLLGQKMDPVKGGVRYNGYFLEVPDTPGLGVDVDQDFLDTCESCTV from the coding sequence ATGACTATCCTGCACACGGAAATCTACAAGTTGAGTATTCCAACCGAGCCCTTTAAAATAGCGACAGGTACCATGCACTTCCTGCAAAATACCTTCATAAGGGTATATACCGATACGGGCATGTATGGGGTAGGAGAGTGCTCCGCTTTTCCAATGATAGTAGGAGAAACGCAAACCACCTGCTTCGAAATGGCGAAGGAATTTGCAGCGATCTGGAAAGGAAAAGATGCAACCGATATTCCCGCACGTATGCAGGAACTGCACGCCTTCACAGCTTTTAATGCCACCATCAAAAGCGCCTTCGATATGGCTTTGTACGATCTCAAAGCCAAAGCCGCAAACCAACCGCTTTACCGCTTATTGGGAGGACAACCCAAACTCTTGGAAACCGATCTTACCATAGGTATCGATACCCCCGCTAAAATGGCGGAAAAAGCCATCCAGTTCAAAAAAGATGGCGTACGTATTATCAAAATAAAACTGGGTGTTACTCCCGAAGAAGACATCGAAAGAGTAGAAAAGATAAGGCAGGCCGTAGGCCCCGAACTAACCCTACGAGTGGATGCCAACCAGGGATGGGACTTTAACGGCGCACTGAAAGCCCTTAACGGGATGGCGCATTCTAACGTGCAGTTCTGCGAACAGCCCATGCGTACCTGGTATAACGATCTGCTTCCCAAACTAAGACAACAGGCCGCCGTGAAAATCATGGCCGACGAAAGTGTCTTCAATCATCACGATGCGCGCCAGCTCATCAATGCCGGGGCCTGCGATTACATCAATATCAAATTCGCGAAATCCGGCGGTTTCCTCGAAGCAACTGAGATCATCGATATCTGCGAACAAAAGAATATCCCCTGTATGATGGGCGGGATGCTGGAGTCAAGAGTGGCCTTAACAGCCTTTGCCCACTTCGCATTGGCACACGATACCATTCAGTTTTACGATATGGACACCTGCCTGCTGGGACAGAAAATGGATCCTGTCAAAGGTGGTGTTCGTTATAATGGTTATTTCCTGGAAGTGCCCGATACACCCGGCTTGGGTGTTGATGTCGATCAGGATTTCCTCGACACTTGCGAAAGTTGTACGGTTTAA
- a CDS encoding porin: MRIVPFLLLFLCYHTLSFGQQTSQPDTAVKNYSCYKRGFSWSGLLQTRYTYSCTNDVDVNGQQFNSDKPGVTNSFSLKRVRVQALARVNDHFDAAILVNLADFSNSNLSGKVLENAFIRYSFSRHCRIIAGQYRPFFGIEEEIPVDIIKSLDYSNSYYAFGSNGWQSFQTGLCVYGDINGEGKMPLRYYAGIHNGNGKNQPTDNDNTKHIYGRLEAGLMKNLTIGVNAGRGSVKNQAGDAWGGDLKYVATLCPKWKLECTADYKEGTNFNAFAAYTGEPVHKLNDFRMKGLYVFPNLRYECNHPRLRTVELSARYEYLNLCTKFNSNPRQTIIPMLSTEFADDYFACLQLGFIFDIYKNNIPLSSEYTHNTAVAQLQIRF; the protein is encoded by the coding sequence ATGAGAATTGTTCCCTTCTTGCTTCTGTTCTTATGCTATCATACCCTTTCATTTGGCCAGCAGACAAGCCAGCCCGATACAGCCGTTAAAAACTATTCATGTTATAAAAGGGGCTTCTCCTGGTCAGGATTGCTCCAGACGCGTTACACCTATTCTTGTACAAACGATGTCGATGTCAATGGCCAGCAGTTTAATAGCGACAAACCCGGCGTCACCAATAGCTTTTCTCTGAAACGTGTCCGCGTTCAGGCACTGGCAAGAGTCAACGATCATTTCGATGCTGCGATCCTCGTCAACCTTGCCGATTTCAGCAACAGCAATCTCTCAGGTAAAGTCCTCGAAAACGCATTTATCAGGTATTCCTTCAGCAGGCACTGCCGCATCATAGCAGGACAATACCGTCCTTTCTTCGGTATCGAAGAAGAAATTCCCGTAGATATCATCAAGTCCCTCGATTACTCCAATAGCTACTATGCCTTCGGCAGCAACGGCTGGCAAAGCTTTCAGACAGGCTTATGTGTGTACGGTGATATCAATGGCGAAGGAAAAATGCCGCTGCGTTATTACGCCGGCATCCACAATGGTAATGGTAAAAATCAGCCCACCGATAACGACAATACAAAACACATCTATGGTCGCCTGGAAGCAGGTCTTATGAAAAACCTCACCATAGGCGTCAATGCAGGCAGAGGTAGCGTCAAAAACCAGGCAGGTGATGCCTGGGGCGGCGACCTTAAATATGTAGCTACGCTTTGTCCCAAATGGAAACTCGAATGCACCGCCGACTATAAAGAAGGAACCAACTTCAATGCCTTCGCAGCCTATACAGGAGAGCCGGTGCATAAACTGAATGATTTCAGGATGAAAGGGCTTTATGTCTTCCCAAATCTCCGGTACGAATGTAATCACCCGCGTCTCCGCACCGTTGAACTCTCTGCGCGTTACGAATACCTCAACCTATGCACCAAATTCAACAGCAACCCGCGACAAACCATCATCCCAATGTTATCCACGGAATTCGCCGATGACTATTTTGCCTGCCTCCAATTGGGGTTCATCTTCGATATCTATAAGAATAATATCCCCCTGTCCTCAGAATATACGCATAATACAGCAGTAGCGCAGTTACAAATCAGGTTTTGA